Proteins from a single region of Streptomyces sp. TN58:
- the msrB gene encoding peptide-methionine (R)-S-oxide reductase MsrB: MSYEVEKTDEQWQAELTPSEYQVLRLAGTEPAFRGEYTDTKTEGVYSCRGCGAELFRSSEKFESHCGWPSFYDPKDTDAVELLADTSHGMVRTEVRCAKCGSHLGHVFEGEGYPTPTDQRYCINSISLRLTPAPDAG, encoded by the coding sequence ATGTCGTACGAGGTCGAGAAGACGGACGAGCAGTGGCAGGCGGAGCTGACCCCGTCCGAGTACCAGGTGCTGCGCCTCGCCGGCACCGAGCCGGCCTTCCGCGGTGAGTACACCGACACCAAGACGGAGGGCGTCTACTCCTGCCGCGGCTGCGGCGCCGAGCTGTTCCGCTCCTCGGAGAAGTTCGAGTCGCACTGCGGCTGGCCGTCCTTCTACGACCCGAAGGACACCGACGCCGTCGAACTGCTCGCCGACACCTCCCACGGCATGGTCCGCACCGAGGTCCGCTGCGCGAAGTGCGGCTCCCACCTGGGACACGTCTTCGAGGGCGAGGGGTACCCGACGCCCACCGACCAGCGGTACTGCATCAACAGCATCTCGCTGCGCCTGACCCCGGCCCCCGACGCGGGCTGA
- a CDS encoding sensor histidine kinase, with translation MSPTEPEGIRGRSTTRRWRNVRLRTLLIWLAVVPTVAMGTQVTLTADRLLEQSAQLRADVEAAERVGAPLYTLMVDMQAERTATAALWAGTEGAEGELRIRRAATDSAAAEFGRLADDPARSFAEVTGQLGKLAAYRQRADTRSGAADSTLAYYSEVIGKVIQVYQREFSHAEDAELAQASRPVVSMLQATEMVAREDTVLALAGPSGELGFVGYDQFVSSLGAQRYLHEALIVPHLAEGDERFYERVVGSADWQTKTRIENAVLSGHKDTDTGIRVPAEVGEWKSAHANFSVQMTTLNIDLARSVLTRGEAKAAELQTEVTWLIAGSGGGLLAVVVVVVFTTRSVLRRLRELHERTVTVAEDTLPDVVARLQRGQTVDPEALPAVSGDRDEVGRISDAFARAVAVSVDGHRQLAAERHGFGLFASGIASRTGNLVSRQLSLTEDIQDAFGHDEALLAQLMRSDQLTVGMRRQVENLLILAGGEVPDPHTEPMRVADLLREAAAEVEDFRRIERQALDETSVEPSAISQISHLLAELLDNATRFSPPKSKVVIRAELVADGLTVEIEDRGPRVSPERYEEMNGRLHQAPPYSVLAQNAHRLGLFVVGHLADQLGATVTLRRSVYGGTCAVVVLPAALLLPTEGEPPREDPVPAATPAAERIPAPAAAAEHAVERAAEPESAEAESAETRTAVPESAADREPEPVAHTSAGLPSRRTKTPRHAPAAVPAPAAVPAARPDAAAAPARPALPERVPQAHLADQLRAPRAPETQVPQDSATPEEVADAWADYEQGTQTVEEELRRDQS, from the coding sequence ATGTCTCCCACAGAACCCGAAGGCATACGAGGGCGGTCGACGACGCGTCGGTGGCGCAACGTACGCCTGCGCACCCTCCTCATCTGGCTGGCCGTGGTCCCCACCGTGGCGATGGGCACCCAAGTCACGTTGACCGCCGACCGGTTGCTGGAGCAGTCCGCGCAGCTGCGCGCCGACGTGGAGGCAGCCGAGCGGGTCGGCGCACCCCTCTACACGCTCATGGTCGACATGCAGGCCGAGCGGACGGCGACCGCGGCCCTGTGGGCGGGCACCGAAGGGGCCGAGGGCGAACTGCGCATACGGCGCGCCGCCACCGACTCGGCCGCCGCCGAGTTCGGCCGGCTCGCCGACGACCCGGCGAGGTCCTTCGCCGAAGTGACCGGGCAGCTCGGCAAACTGGCCGCCTACCGCCAGCGCGCGGACACCCGCAGCGGCGCCGCCGACAGCACGCTCGCCTACTACTCCGAGGTCATCGGCAAGGTCATCCAGGTCTACCAGCGGGAGTTCAGCCACGCCGAGGACGCCGAACTCGCCCAGGCCAGCCGCCCCGTGGTCTCGATGCTCCAGGCCACCGAGATGGTCGCGCGCGAGGACACCGTCCTGGCGCTCGCCGGACCGTCCGGAGAACTGGGCTTCGTCGGCTACGACCAGTTCGTCAGCTCCCTGGGAGCCCAGCGCTACCTCCACGAGGCGCTGATCGTGCCGCACCTCGCGGAAGGCGACGAGCGGTTCTACGAACGGGTCGTCGGCTCCGCGGACTGGCAGACCAAGACACGTATCGAGAACGCGGTCCTCTCCGGCCACAAGGACACCGACACGGGCATCAGGGTGCCCGCCGAGGTCGGCGAATGGAAGTCCGCCCACGCCAACTTCTCCGTCCAGATGACCACGCTCAACATCGACCTGGCGCGCTCGGTGCTCACCCGCGGCGAGGCCAAGGCCGCCGAGCTGCAGACCGAGGTGACCTGGCTGATCGCCGGCAGCGGCGGCGGGCTGCTGGCCGTCGTCGTCGTGGTCGTCTTCACCACCCGGTCGGTCCTGCGCCGCCTGCGCGAACTGCACGAGCGCACCGTGACCGTGGCCGAGGACACCCTCCCCGACGTCGTCGCCCGGCTCCAGCGGGGGCAGACCGTGGACCCCGAGGCCCTGCCGGCCGTCAGCGGGGACCGGGACGAGGTCGGCCGCATCAGCGACGCCTTCGCCCGCGCCGTCGCCGTGTCGGTCGACGGACACCGGCAGCTGGCCGCGGAGCGCCACGGCTTCGGGCTGTTCGCCTCGGGCATCGCCTCGCGCACCGGGAACCTCGTCAGCCGCCAGCTGAGCCTGACCGAGGACATCCAGGACGCCTTCGGCCACGACGAGGCGCTGCTCGCCCAGTTGATGCGGTCCGACCAGCTGACGGTCGGCATGCGGCGGCAGGTCGAGAACCTCCTCATTCTGGCGGGCGGTGAGGTCCCCGACCCGCACACCGAGCCCATGCGCGTCGCCGACCTGCTGCGCGAAGCCGCCGCGGAGGTCGAGGACTTCCGGCGCATCGAGCGCCAGGCCCTGGACGAGACCAGCGTGGAGCCGAGCGCCATCAGTCAGATCAGCCACCTGCTGGCCGAGCTGCTGGACAACGCCACCCGGTTCTCCCCGCCCAAGTCCAAGGTGGTCATCCGCGCCGAACTCGTCGCGGACGGACTGACGGTGGAGATCGAGGACCGCGGGCCACGCGTGAGCCCCGAGCGGTACGAGGAGATGAACGGGCGCCTGCACCAGGCGCCGCCGTACTCCGTCCTGGCGCAGAACGCGCACCGGCTCGGCCTCTTCGTCGTGGGCCACCTCGCCGACCAGCTCGGCGCCACGGTCACCCTGCGCCGCTCGGTGTACGGCGGGACCTGCGCGGTGGTGGTCCTCCCGGCCGCACTGCTGCTGCCGACCGAGGGGGAGCCCCCGCGCGAGGACCCGGTTCCGGCCGCGACCCCGGCCGCGGAACGGATCCCGGCCCCGGCCGCGGCCGCGGAGCACGCTGTGGAGCGGGCCGCGGAGCCCGAGTCGGCCGAGGCCGAGTCCGCCGAGACCCGGACTGCCGTGCCCGAGTCCGCCGCGGACCGCGAGCCGGAGCCGGTGGCGCACACGAGCGCCGGACTGCCCAGCCGCCGTACGAAGACGCCCCGGCACGCACCCGCCGCCGTACCCGCACCCGCCGCCGTACCCGCGGCCCGCCCGGACGCCGCTGCCGCCCCCGCGCGCCCGGCCCTCCCCGAGCGTGTCCCGCAGGCCCACCTCGCCGACCAACTGCGCGCGCCCCGCGCGCCGGAAACACAGGTCCCCCAGGACAGCGCGACACCCGAAGAGGTCGCCGACGCCTGGGCGGACTACGAACAGGGGACCCAGACAGTGGAAGAAGAGCTCCGACGGGATCAGTCATGA
- a CDS encoding roadblock/LC7 domain-containing protein, whose amino-acid sequence MTTSSNTAASNDAIYSVLDNNLSRIAGIQGAVLLSNDGIRLSAYLLDQPQAERMAAAASGIASTMKAISREIDGGRVIRQLVEMDDRYLCIVGCGEGSTLIVVTSRKARLGELGGEAVRTAQALGEWLGTPERGQTPNR is encoded by the coding sequence ATGACCACCTCATCGAACACCGCGGCATCCAACGACGCGATCTACAGCGTCCTCGACAACAACCTGAGCAGAATCGCCGGCATCCAGGGAGCGGTGCTCCTGTCCAACGACGGCATCCGCCTCAGCGCCTACCTGCTGGACCAGCCCCAGGCCGAACGCATGGCGGCCGCCGCCTCCGGCATCGCCTCCACGATGAAGGCGATATCCCGGGAGATCGACGGCGGCCGCGTCATCCGCCAGCTCGTCGAGATGGACGACCGGTACCTGTGCATCGTCGGGTGCGGGGAGGGCAGCACGCTCATCGTGGTGACCTCCCGCAAGGCCCGCCTCGGCGAACTGGGCGGCGAGGCCGTACGCACCGCGCAGGCGCTCGGCGAATGGCTGGGCACCCCCGAGCGCGGCCAGACGCCGAACCGGTAA